The proteins below come from a single Terriglobia bacterium genomic window:
- a CDS encoding prepilin-type N-terminal cleavage/methylation domain-containing protein, protein MKRNNRGFTLIELLIVVAIIGIIAAIAIPNLLNAIDRGKQKRTMADIRSIGTAVESYAIDNNYY, encoded by the coding sequence ATGAAGCGAAACAATAGAGGTTTCACGCTGATCGAGCTCCTGATCGTGGTGGCGATCATCGGCATCATCGCCGCGATCGCGATCCCGAACCTGCTGAACGCGATCGACCGCGGCAAGCAGAAGCGGACCATGGCGGACATCCGCTCCATCGGCACCGCCGTGGAGTCGTACGCCATCGACAACAACTACTACC